The DNA segment GCAGCCCTCATGGCGGACAAGGTCGCCGAAAACGCTGAATTCTTCAGCTTCGGCACCAACGACCTCACCCAGATGACCTTTGGCTATTCACGCGACGACGCCGGGGTCTTCCTGCCGATCTACATCCGCAAAAACATCCTGAAACACGACCCCTTCCAGATCCTGGACCAGGAAGGCGTGGGTCAGTTGGTGAAGATCGGCACCGACCGCGGACGCCAGACCAGGCCCAACCTGAAAGTTGGTATCTGCGGCGAACACGGCGGCGAGCCAAACAGCGTGGAATTCTGCCACCGCGTGGGCATGGACTACGTGAGCTGCTCACCCTACCGTGTGCCCATCGCCCGTCTGGCAGCGGCGATGGCAGCCATTCGCTAACACGATAACAGCAAAATAGATACAGCGCCGGAGACTCAGCTCTCCGGCGTTCTTTTTTGCCTCTACTAAGTGAGCGTTAGGTGAACGGGCAAAAAAGTGGTTGACCGTTTTGGAGAGGATCGATTTTATGGAATTGTGAGGTGAACATGAACGACGATTATTTTGAAGGACAGGATATTTCCGATTCCGAGCGGGAAAAGCTGGACGAACGCATCGTGGATTTGGACGATGACAAGCTGAAGTTTTACGAGAAACTGCGCAAAAAAGCCAAGGACTGGACGAGCGAAAAGACGGGCAAAACCGGCAACAAACTGGCCGAATACCTCTTTTTGCTGCCGGATTTCTTCATCCTGGTATGCCGCGTGGCGCTCGACAAACGCGTGCCCACCAAGCGCAAACTGATGCTGGGCGGGATCGTGGCATACGTGATGATGCCCCTGGACATCATTCCGGATTTCATTCCCGTCCTGGGTTCCGTGGATGACCTGGTGCTGGTGGTGATGGGGCTGAACATGCTGCTCAACGACATCGACCAGAAAGTGCTGGAAGATAACTGGAGCGGCGAGGGCGACGTCTTGCACCTGATGCAGAAGATCACCGCCACGGCAGAGAGGTTTTTGGACAAAAACGTCCTGTCCCGCATCAAGAAGTGGCTCAAGATCAAGTAGGCGCATGCGGAAACTGCTGATCGCCTCCCGGAATCCGGACAAGGTCACCGAGCTGCGCGAACTGCTGTCCGGAACGGCTGTTAACTTGTTGTCCCTGTTGGATATTCCGGACCTTCCGCCCACCGATGAGGACCAGGACACCCTGCGCGGAAACGCCGCCAAGAAAGCCCTGGAAGCCGCAAGGCATACCGGCTTGCTCTGTTTGGCGGATGATACCGGCCTGTTCATCGATGCCCTGAACGGAGAGCCGGGAATCCACGCCGCCCGTTTCGCAGGAGAGCATTGCAGCTACAAAGACAACCGGGACAAGGTGTTGAGCCTGCTTCAAGGAACGAATGACCGCGGCGCGGAGTTCCGCACCATTGCCGTTCTGGCAGCTCCGGACGGAGTGGTCGCCTTCACGGAAGGCGTGATGTCGGGCAGCATTTCCACAGAGGAACGCGGAGCCAACGGCTTTGGCTACGATTCCATCTTCATTCCCGATCCGGGACCGCGCAGCTACGCCGAGATGACCGACGCAGAAAAGAACGCGCTTTCCCACCGGGCCAGGGCTTTGGCAGACATGCTGCCCATCCTGAAAGACATTATTGAATCAGATAAAGAGGTTAATCATGATTAAACCCCAAGTATTCCGCCAATACGACATTCGCGGCATTGTTGACGAAGAACTGAACGAAGAATCATACTATTTGATCGGCAAAGGCTTTGGCAGCTATCTGCGCCAGAAAGGCCTTCGGACCATCGCTCTGGGCGGAGACGCCCGGCTTACCACACCCAAACTGAAGGAAGCATTTATAAAGGGAGCCCTGGAAACCGGCTGCCACATCACCGACATCGGCATCGTGGCTACTCCCGTGCTCTATTTCGCCATCTGGAAACTGAAAACCGATGGCGGAGCCATGGTCACCGCCAGCCACAACCCCTCCCAATACAACGGCTGCAAACTCAATCTGGGCCTGGGTTCCGTTTACGCGGAGGAACTGCAGAAGGTGTTGAAGATCATCCAGGCCGGGGATTTTGCCAGCGGCGAGGGCAGCTATGTGAAAGACGATTCGGTCAATGACACTTACATTGATTACATCACCGCCAACATCCATCTGGAACGGCCGGTGAAGGTCGTGATCGACGGCGGCAACGGTATGGGCGGCCCCTACCTGCCGGAAATCCTTGGCCGCCTCGGCTGTGAACTCATTGAAATGTATTGCGATCCCGACGGCACTTTCCCCAACCACCATCCGGACCCCACCGTGGCCAAGAACATGGAGGACCTTGCCCGTGCCGTCGTGGCGGCTGAATACGAACTGGGCATCGGCCTGGACGGCGACGCGGACCGCATCGGCGTTGTGGACGAAAAAGGCAAAATGCTCTTCGGCGACCAGATCCTCAACATCCTGGCCCGCGACTACCTGAAAACCAACCAGGGCAAGACCATCATCGCCGACGTGAAATGCTCCAAGAACCTCTTCGACGACATCCGCGCCCGCGGAGGCGTGCCCATGATGTATAAAACCGGTCACGCCAACATCAAGATGAAGATGAAGGAAATCGGGGTGGATTTCGCCGGCGAAATGAGCGGCCACGTCTTTCTGGGAGACCGCTATCTGGGCTTTGATGACGCCATCTATGTGAGCTGCCGCCTGATCGAAATCGTTTCCAAAACCGACGCCCCCGTAGGCTCTTACCTGGCCGACCAACCCAAAATGCACAACACTCCCGAAATGCACATCAAATGCGCCGACGAGCGGAAATTTGAGGTGGTGGCCAGGGTCTGTGAGGAATTCAAGGCTGAGGGTTACGACGTTAACGACATCGACGGCGCGCGTATCACCTTCGATGACGGCTGGGGACTGGTTCGCGCCTCCAACACAACTCCTGTCCTGGTAACCCGTTACGAGGCCGAATCCGAGGACCGCATGCGCGAAATTCAGGCCCTGATCGAAGGGAAAATCAACAAGTATATCTGACGCAGGCATAAAGCTACTACAACCCGGAGCCACGCGGTTCCGGGTTTCTTGTCATTCAGTCCATTTTCCGTGACGAATTGGACATCACATTTGATAGTGCCCAAAGAAATTCCTTTACAGAAAACAAGCTTGGAATTATCAGACGACCTACTGAAAGTTATTTAGTGAAATACCCGATATAAAGGTTACACGCAACGCGCAAGGAATTATTGATGAAAACAGCCAAACTCATTACGGGATTGAAGAGGATCAACCTGAGAAAGCTGATCAGCTTCCATCTGATCGCCTGGGTGGGGACGCTGGTAAACCTTGCCGTTCTGTGGCTTACGCATGGCGTGTTGAAGATACCGCTGATGTTCGCGGGCGCCATCGCGATCGAAGTGGCCATCATCCACAATTTCACAGGGCATTACTTCATCACCTGGAAAGACCGCGTCAGCAGGTCCCCTAAGA comes from the Candidatus Cloacimonadota bacterium genome and includes:
- a CDS encoding DUF1232 domain-containing protein; its protein translation is MNDDYFEGQDISDSEREKLDERIVDLDDDKLKFYEKLRKKAKDWTSEKTGKTGNKLAEYLFLLPDFFILVCRVALDKRVPTKRKLMLGGIVAYVMMPLDIIPDFIPVLGSVDDLVLVVMGLNMLLNDIDQKVLEDNWSGEGDVLHLMQKITATAERFLDKNVLSRIKKWLKIK
- the rdgB gene encoding RdgB/HAM1 family non-canonical purine NTP pyrophosphatase, whose product is MRKLLIASRNPDKVTELRELLSGTAVNLLSLLDIPDLPPTDEDQDTLRGNAAKKALEAARHTGLLCLADDTGLFIDALNGEPGIHAARFAGEHCSYKDNRDKVLSLLQGTNDRGAEFRTIAVLAAPDGVVAFTEGVMSGSISTEERGANGFGYDSIFIPDPGPRSYAEMTDAEKNALSHRARALADMLPILKDIIESDKEVNHD
- a CDS encoding phosphomannomutase/phosphoglucomutase; translation: MIKPQVFRQYDIRGIVDEELNEESYYLIGKGFGSYLRQKGLRTIALGGDARLTTPKLKEAFIKGALETGCHITDIGIVATPVLYFAIWKLKTDGGAMVTASHNPSQYNGCKLNLGLGSVYAEELQKVLKIIQAGDFASGEGSYVKDDSVNDTYIDYITANIHLERPVKVVIDGGNGMGGPYLPEILGRLGCELIEMYCDPDGTFPNHHPDPTVAKNMEDLARAVVAAEYELGIGLDGDADRIGVVDEKGKMLFGDQILNILARDYLKTNQGKTIIADVKCSKNLFDDIRARGGVPMMYKTGHANIKMKMKEIGVDFAGEMSGHVFLGDRYLGFDDAIYVSCRLIEIVSKTDAPVGSYLADQPKMHNTPEMHIKCADERKFEVVARVCEEFKAEGYDVNDIDGARITFDDGWGLVRASNTTPVLVTRYEAESEDRMREIQALIEGKINKYI
- a CDS encoding GtrA family protein, whose product is MKTAKLITGLKRINLRKLISFHLIAWVGTLVNLAVLWLTHGVLKIPLMFAGAIAIEVAIIHNFTGHYFITWKDRVSRSPKSYFLLLLRYNIVTASIDFVINLGILWLLTHFLGVHYMVANIAGQILGPVFKLLANEYLVFPKFKHKKTSDTVIKDIREKA